DNA from Bacteroidota bacterium:
GTATTAATAAAATTCTTAAAATAGTATACATCGTTTCTTTCCTCATCTACAAATTTATTTATTCCCGGCTTTAGCAATTTTTTCACTTTCAATCAGGTTATCACCTACAAATAAACTTATCATATAAACTCCATTAGGAAAATTTTTTAATGAAACAGTTAATTGATTTAAATAATTCGAAAGTATCATGGTTTTGATCAACTTGCCATTGACATCATATATAAGCAATTTACCATTAATTTCATATTCAGATGTATTATAATAAACAATCACATAATCCCAGGCAGGATTAGGAAACAATTTCAAGTGATCCTCTTTTTCAACAATTACTTCGTGAGGTGTGAAATGATACTCAGGGTAAGATTTTGTATTTAAAGGAAAATAAACTTGTTCAGTATAATCAATGAAATTGCCTTTCACAAGCAATCCCCGCGCATAACCGCCGATCAACGGATACCCATTGTTCATAATTTCATGCAAAGTATTAACAGATATAGAATCCAATTGCTCTACGCTCCATGCACTGTCACGCATCGTTTTTAAAATGCTGAAATAATTTTCATAATCCTGATGTACCGCATTTTGGTATGTACTGAGTTCGTAAGTCGAAGGAATTTCATCCAGCAAGTCCAACGCTTCTTCCGGCTGATCATTGTTAAAATA
Protein-coding regions in this window:
- a CDS encoding T9SS type A sorting domain-containing protein, with protein sequence MTEIMQGRNYLGAKEILESRLGYWQQLRTRAKNQLVRKFLSDTNILNPYDSLIALHENETDLPSKYRLAFCYFNNDQPEEALDLLDEIPSTYELSTYQNAVHQDYENYFSILKTMRDSAWSVEQLDSISVNTLHEIMNNGYPLIGGYARGLLVKGNFIDYTEQVYFPLNTKSYPEYHFTPHEVIVEKEDHLKLFPNPAWDYVIVYYNTSEYEINGKLLIYDVNGKLIKTMILSNYLNQLTVSLKNFPNGVYMISLFVGDNLIESEKIAKAGNK